The genomic segment CACATATTAATCAATAAATGaacaatatttgaagtaattttaCCAGTGTTAGTTAGCCCGCTGCCATCCAAAGTGTTGGCAGGTTTCCTTTTTTGTGTGTCAAAGAAGTGGTGTGACACAGAGAACCTTTTTGTGTCAAATCAATATTTGTGTGGACAATGCATCAAAAATCAATAATCACATCAAAACATTTGACAATTTAAATTACTTATTTTACACTCCAAGTCAATAGCACTAATCACCACGACCTGGTACTTTTCGTGTTCATCTGATAGTAAATGAAGTAAAATTTGTTTactctatttatttttataatttaatgttattaaatgtttttatatttataatatatacatatttattttatgtatttttggttaatttgtgTATTGATGTAATTGTGTCAAATACATTgatttaataataacattttaattcTACATTTAACAGtgggttgtgaatctttgggcaccacacgatacgattcgattcttgggggtgacgattcaattcagaatcgattcttgatttaaaACGATACTCGTTTCAAAACGATACTTTGTTAATAACATTGGCTGCCAGTTctctgattaactacattcctccataaaatagatgcacagctctgatcaatttatgtattactaaaaaaaatttggttttgtttaataaaaattctacccaaacatttaatgaagCCAAATACAAATATCTAAcgattctcttttctaaagtaaatctgtacagtagatATGATTATCCACATCAAAAATaagatttgtctgagtggctggacagcacATATTGAaagacatatatatgcatatatatattttttttaattattattattatttatttatttattttttacattttttattatatatacattttcatttatttattttgttatagtttttttttatatataaaaattgcgaatcattcgaaaatctatttttttaacacccctatttagtttttttttacacttctaaGTCTCATTCGCAAGTATCATATCGTAgaatttgcatgcagttgcaattccgagACATTAGATGTCAGTAAAGTATAGTTGCcgagtcaggaagtagtctttgctattaAGTTAATGTGGCTTATATAAAAGTAGCCATCCTCTGTTACCACCGCCCAATTTATTCGCGGTTGATGTTGACACATAATCCATATTGACTCTCtgccgccccccctcccccgtgtCTGAAAGCGGCGTTGCACGCAGACCTCTCCGCCCCTCGCCTCTGTCGCCGGGCCCCAGGACGTTGGGCTCGGAGTGGCACCGCCTCCTCATGGCGCCCTCCAGCCTGAAGGAGCAGCGCTGGTCATTGAGGCGTCGGCCCTCCTGCAGCGTGCACAGCAGCTCGTAGAGCGCGTCCGGGAAGTCGGGGGTCAGCCGGCGAGCCTGACGAGTGAAGAGGAGAGAGGTCACGTGACTGTTTTGACTTACTTGACATGTTCCTCACTGACTTGTTTGGCGTCCTCCTCCTCCTTGCTCCGCATGCTTCCAAGAAGTAGCCCGTCCCTGCTTAGGGGCTTGAAGCCCAGGTACAGGTGTGGCGGGGGGACACGTGCGTCACTCGCATCCTGCGGCAAGTCATCAACGTCCACTAAATCCTCCTCCGAGgcgtccttcttctcctcctcttctccGGACCTTTTCAGTTTCTCCGCCTCCCCTCTTTGGGTGACGCCCTCTTTTACCTCCGCTTGGGCGCCGACCAGAGCCATGTCCACTCGGAACTCTACGCACGCCATTACGCAACAACAGACCGGGTCAGACATTTGCTTTAATTTTCTACTTCATACAGAGCAGGTTTGAACAATGTTTAACTCATCTGACCTCCTGAGTGTCAATTTGCCCAGTAGCCTTGAATGCAGCATATTGTGTTATAGCCTAGTGGGCGGGGCTTACCTGTCAGCAAATAATTAAAA from the Entelurus aequoreus isolate RoL-2023_Sb linkage group LG20, RoL_Eaeq_v1.1, whole genome shotgun sequence genome contains:
- the LOC133635528 gene encoding G-protein-signaling modulator 1-like; translated protein: MALVGAQAEVKEGVTQRGEAEKLKRSGEEEEKKDASEEDLVDVDDLPQDASDARVPPPHLYLGFKPLSRDGLLLGSMRSKEEEDAKQARRLTPDFPDALYELLCTLQEGRRLNDQRCSFRLEGAMRRRCHSEPNVLGPGDRGEGRRVIFSSMTSLQREEFFELVATAQARRLDDQRAHLQRLPRAKPKARSFRGSLKQLSLPRRPSRAAPVPKEDLYNMILTTQAQGRLEDQRSRAPGPMDDEDFFSLLLRVQGGRMDEQRTELPNLLQT